One Streptomyces umbrinus genomic window, GTCCCACCACCCACGCACAAGGAGACCCATCATGGGTACCTTGATCATTTTGGCGATCCTCGCTCTGGTCGTCCTCGGTTTCAACAACCCGCTCTGGTGGTTCGCCGGGGCAGCCCTGCTCTACCTGCACTTCCGTTACGGCCGCACCGGCCAGGGGCCGTCGGGTTCCTCGTCGCCCCGCGGGGCCGGCTCGTCGGCACGCGGCGACAACGACTACCGCGCGTACCGCCAGCGCCGTGACCAGCAGGCCAGGTGGGAGCGTCGCTACCGTCGCGAACGCCCCTGGATGACCCGCCAGAAGAGGAACTAGTCCGGGGACGCGCTAACCCAGGCCCGGCGCTCCCCACAGCGGGAACCACCGGCCCAGGTCCTGCTCCACCCGCAGGTCGTTTCCGAGGGCGGCCCTGACCTGCAGCTCCAGCGCGTTGTCGCGCCGCCGGCCGTCACCGGGCAGCGGCGCGAACGGGTAGAAGGTCCCGCGCTTGTAGAGATAGACGAGCCCGAGCCGCCGCCCGTCGCCGTGCTGGAACCCGACCACCGAGCACAGCAGTTGCGGGCCGAACCCGCTGCCCTCCAGCGTGCTGTTCACCGCGTGCAGATCACCGACGAGCGCGGGCAGATCGTCCGGCTCCCGCCGCGACACCAGCCAGGTGTACCCGTAGTCGTCCCGGCTCACCTCCACCGGCGGCTCCGAGTCCGCGTCGAGCAGCTCCCGCACTTCCTCCCGTACGTCGTCGAAGGCGGCCCCCTCGACGGACGCGAAGCACACCGAACCGTGCCCGGTCGGCGTGAAACCGGCCGCCGCCTCCAGTGTCACGGCGGCCGACGGCAGCCCGAAGAGCTGGTCGAGATCGGGCGCGACGGGCCTGCTGCGGCCGAGGAGGATGTCGAGGAACCCCATGCTCAGCCCGCCTTCCCGGGCGCCGGCGCCTCACCCAACTCGCCGGAGATACGGCCGAGTTGATCAAGCCGGTCGTCCAGGCTGGGGTGCGTCGACAGCAGGGAGGAGAAGAGCCGGCGGCCGCCCGGCGCGGCACCGAACGCGGGCGTGAAGTAGAAGGCGTTGAAGGCCTGCGCGGTCCGCAGATCACGTGTGGGGATCTTCGCGATGTCCCCGGTCAGCTTGGTCAGCGCGGAGGCCAGCGCCGAAGGACGCCCGGTGAGCATGGCCCCGGCCCGGTCGGCGGCCAGTTCGCGGTACCGGGACAGGGCCCGGATGAGCAGGAAGCTGAGCGCGTAGACGGCCGCGGACACCGCCATCACCGTCATCAGGACGACGACCGTGTTCTGGTCCTTCCGCCCCCGCCCGCCGAACACCTGCGAGTAGAGGGTGAAGCGCACGACCAGCCCGGCGAGCACGCCCAGGAACGAGGCCACGGTGATCACCGCGACATCGCGGTGCGCCACATGCGACAACTCGTGCGCGAGTACGCCCTCCAGCTCGGCGGGGTCGAGTCGGCGCAGCAGCCCGGTCGTGACGCAGATCGCGGCGTGGTCGGCGTTGCGCCCGGTGGCGAAGGCGTTCGGCATCTCCATGTCGGAGACGGCGACCACGGGCTTCGGCATGTCGGCGGTCGCGCAGAGCCGGTCGATCACCCCGTGCAGCTGCGGATACTCCTCGCGCTCGACGACCCGCCCGTGCATCGCGTACAGCGCGATCCGGTCCGAGAACCAGTACTGCGCGCCGAGCAGCGCCGCGGCGATGACCACGACCAGCACCCAGGACTTCAGCAGCACGATCAGCACGGCCACGAAGGCCACGTACAGGAGCCCGAGGAGGAACAGTGTGATGCCCATCCTCGCGGTCAGTCCCCGGTCGGCCTGGAAGCGGCTCTGCATATCGATCACCTCGGAATCGGGCACTCGTCCCGATTCCAGTGTGCACCCGGGCCTTTCCACGAATTGATCTGGATCGGCCCTCCACCACGCAAAGAACGACAAAGCCCTGTCACTGCCCGAGGGGCGGTGACAGGGCTTCGTTCGTCAGCCGTGACGCGCTACGCGTACGTGTCGGTCACGGAGTCGATCACACGTCGTAGTAGAGCTCGAACTCGTGCGGGTGCGGACGCAGCTGCAGCGGAGCGATCTCGTTGGTGCGCTTGTAGTCGATCCACGTCTCGATCAGGTCGGGAGTGAAGACGTCGCCCGCGAGCAGGAACTCGTGGTCGGCCTCGAGGCGGTCCAGGACGGCCGGGAGGGAGGTCGGGACCTGGGCGACGCCCGCGTGCTCCTCGGGAGCCAGCTCGTAGAGGTCCTTGTCGATCGGCTCGGCCGGCTCGACCTTGTTCTTGATGCCGTCGAGGCCCGCGAGCAGCAGCGCCGAGAAGGCGAGGTACGGGTTGCCGGAGGAGTCGGGCGCGCGGAACTCGACGCGCTTGGCCTTGGGGTTCGAGCCCGTGATCGGGATACGCATGGCCGCGGAGCGGTTGCGCTGCGAGTAGACCAGGTTGATCGGGGCCTCGAAGCCCGGGACCAGGCGGTGGTACGAGTTCACCGTCGGGTTGGTGAAGGCCAGCAGCGACGGGGCGTGCTTGAGGATGCCGCCGATGTAGTAGCGGGCGGTGTCCGACAGGCCCGCGTAACCGGCCTCGTCGTAGAACAGCGGGTCGCCGTTGGCCCACAGCGACGAGTGGATGTGCATGCCCGAGCCGTTGTCACCGAAGATCGGCTTCGGCATGAAGGTCGCGGTCTTGCCGTTGCGCCAGGCGACGTTCTTCACGATGTACTTGAAGAGCTGGAGGTCGTCGGCCGCGGCGAGCAGCGTGTTGAACTTGTAGTTGATCTCGGCCTGTCCTGCGGTGCCCACCTCGTGGTGCTGGCGCTCGACCTGGAGGCCGGACTTGTTCAGCTCCAGGGAGATCTCGGCACGCAGGTCGGCGAAGTGGTCGACCGGCGGGGTCGGGAAGTAACCGCCCTTGTAACGGACCTTGTAGCCGCGGTTGTCCTCCAGCGCACCGGTGTTCCAGGCGCCCGCCTCGGAGTCGATGTGGTAGAAGGCCTCGTTCGACTTGGTCTCGAAGCGCACGTTGTCGAAGACGTAGAACTCGGCCTCGGGGCCGAAGTACGCGGTGTCGGCGATACCGGTCGACGCGAGGTACGCCTCCGCCTTCTTCGCCACGTTCCGCGGGTCACGGGAGTACTGCTCGCCCGTGATCGGGTCGTGGATGAAGAAGTTGATGTTGACCGTCTTGTCGCGGCGGAAGGGGTCGACGCGCGCGGTGGTCAGGTCGGCGCGGAGCGCCATGTCGGACTCGTGGATGGCCTGGAAGCCGCGGATCGAGGAGCCGTCGAAGGCCAGTTCCTCGGTCGGGTCGAAGGCCTCTGCCGGCACCGTGAAGTGCTGCATCACGCCAGGCAGGTCGCAGAAGCGGACGTCGACGAACTTGACGTCCTCATCCGCGATGAACTTCTTGGCCTCGTCGGCGTTCTGGAACATCCAGCTCCTCCTACTCCCGACCATGTCCGACCGGGGTGGTAGTTCGTTCGTGCGGCCAGTGCGGTGGCACACGCTGATCCCGACCTTAGGGACGGGTGATTTCTCAAGCGTGACCCATTTGTTTCGCCCAAGTTAACCGGACCGGGCCGGGAACACCCCACCTGTACGCATGCCAAAACGGGCGCAGTACCGTGGACGGGTGGACAACAGGCAAGCAATCGGATCGTGGCTCTCCGGACCCCGCGCGGCCGCGGAGGAAGCCGGTGCCGACTTCGGATACCGCGGCGAGCAGTTGGGTCTGCCCGAGTCGGGCCCCGGCTCGATCGCCCGCCCCGGGCGCCGTCTGGCGGCCCTCGCCGTCGACTGGGGCCTGTGCCTCTTGATCGCATACGGCCTGATCACCGACGGCTACGGCCAGGCGACGGGCAACTGGGCGCTGGCCGTCTTCTTCGTGGTGAGTGTCCTGACCGTCGGCACGCTGGGCTTCACCCCGGGCAAGCGCCTGTTCGGCCTCCGTGTCCTCGCCCTGGACACCGGCACGGTCAACCCGCTCCGCGCCCTCCTGCGCACGGCCCTCCTGTGCGTCGCCCTCCCGGCGCTGATCTGGGACCGCGACGGCAGGGGACTGCACGACCGCCTGGCCCGCACGGTCGAGGTCAGGATCTGAGCGGACTCGTACGACGGGGGCCCGGAACCGATCGGTTCCGGGCCCCCACGTGTGGGCCCTGCCCAATGTTTACGGGGCGCCCCGGAACCTGAGGTTCGGGAGCGCCCCCGTTCAGTCGAGTCCAGCGACAGCGCTACCGCATCTTCGGGCCGCCGCGCGGCATGCGCATGCCCTTGGGCATCGGGCCCTTGGGGAGGGGCATGTTGGACATGAGGTCGCCGAGCGCGCGCAGCCGGTCATTGGTCGCGGTGACCTGGGGGCCGGACAGGACGCGGGGCAGCTTCAGCATCGTCGTGCGGAGCTTCTT contains:
- the htpX gene encoding zinc metalloprotease HtpX, which codes for MQSRFQADRGLTARMGITLFLLGLLYVAFVAVLIVLLKSWVLVVVIAAALLGAQYWFSDRIALYAMHGRVVEREEYPQLHGVIDRLCATADMPKPVVAVSDMEMPNAFATGRNADHAAICVTTGLLRRLDPAELEGVLAHELSHVAHRDVAVITVASFLGVLAGLVVRFTLYSQVFGGRGRKDQNTVVVLMTVMAVSAAVYALSFLLIRALSRYRELAADRAGAMLTGRPSALASALTKLTGDIAKIPTRDLRTAQAFNAFYFTPAFGAAPGGRRLFSSLLSTHPSLDDRLDQLGRISGELGEAPAPGKAG
- the glnA gene encoding type I glutamate--ammonia ligase, which translates into the protein MFQNADEAKKFIADEDVKFVDVRFCDLPGVMQHFTVPAEAFDPTEELAFDGSSIRGFQAIHESDMALRADLTTARVDPFRRDKTVNINFFIHDPITGEQYSRDPRNVAKKAEAYLASTGIADTAYFGPEAEFYVFDNVRFETKSNEAFYHIDSEAGAWNTGALEDNRGYKVRYKGGYFPTPPVDHFADLRAEISLELNKSGLQVERQHHEVGTAGQAEINYKFNTLLAAADDLQLFKYIVKNVAWRNGKTATFMPKPIFGDNGSGMHIHSSLWANGDPLFYDEAGYAGLSDTARYYIGGILKHAPSLLAFTNPTVNSYHRLVPGFEAPINLVYSQRNRSAAMRIPITGSNPKAKRVEFRAPDSSGNPYLAFSALLLAGLDGIKNKVEPAEPIDKDLYELAPEEHAGVAQVPTSLPAVLDRLEADHEFLLAGDVFTPDLIETWIDYKRTNEIAPLQLRPHPHEFELYYDV
- the pspAB gene encoding PspA-associated protein PspAB, with translation MGFLDILLGRSRPVAPDLDQLFGLPSAAVTLEAAAGFTPTGHGSVCFASVEGAAFDDVREEVRELLDADSEPPVEVSRDDYGYTWLVSRREPDDLPALVGDLHAVNSTLEGSGFGPQLLCSVVGFQHGDGRRLGLVYLYKRGTFYPFAPLPGDGRRRDNALELQVRAALGNDLRVEQDLGRWFPLWGAPGLG
- a CDS encoding RDD family protein: MDNRQAIGSWLSGPRAAAEEAGADFGYRGEQLGLPESGPGSIARPGRRLAALAVDWGLCLLIAYGLITDGYGQATGNWALAVFFVVSVLTVGTLGFTPGKRLFGLRVLALDTGTVNPLRALLRTALLCVALPALIWDRDGRGLHDRLARTVEVRI